A region from the Vibrio artabrorum genome encodes:
- a CDS encoding type I restriction-modification system subunit M: MAIKKTELYSSLWASCDELRGGMDASQYKDYVLTMLFMKYVSDKYKGVRRGMIKVPEGASYDDMVEAKGDKEIGDKINKIIAALAEANDLKGVIDVADFNDEDKLGKGKDMIDRLTKLVGIFQGLDLSANRADGDDLLGDAYEYLMRHFATESGKSKGQFYTPSEVSSILAKVVGITKDTPLEASVYDPTCGSGSLLLKASDEAPRGLSIYGQEMDNATSALARMNMILHDNATAKVFKGNTLSEPEWKDGPNQLKTFDFCVANPPFSNKNWTSGLNPENDLYDRFTWGIPPEKNGDYTFLLHILKSLKSTGKGAVILPHGVLFRGNAEATIRENLIKQGYIKGIIGLPANLFYGTGIPACIIVIDKEHAQKAVAFFKEGDESLPIITGRSIFMVDASKGFIKDGNKNRLRSQDIHKIVDVFTKGQELERFSRLVPIDEIAANNYNLNIPRYIDSSEPEDLHDLSAHLQGGIPNRDLDALERYWKVFPNIRATLFEPARKRYSNALVEASEVKSRILAHQEFKDFAQRSLKPFDAWVKQTQLKEIKQGDSPKDLIFDISEQLLSGYANSDLLSKYDIYQILMDYWADTMQDDVYVLMQDDWQAGNTIRELVAKKGEKLKETPDLVIAKKKYKAELIPPSLIVARYFVDEQAHVDALQVKLDEANQVLDSLVEEHSGDDGVLSSISNKTEANAALNDFVELAWKGLDRQSFDAYQESKAKVEILQQQLIAASEFPVFDLAKNAKGKLTLKGIKALLGTVEPNQESQLDTYIELDRKIKEQNKIIKPAFAKGLEQVYEALEIGSDSVFLAEVKVVQSYLALLDKVAVAKTELKEAQEALDLAVFNKYPELTIDEVKALIVDDKWLATLQANIVVEIERVTQQMANRVKQLEERYSTPLPTLTNSVDDLSERVAEHLKLMGLELNE; the protein is encoded by the coding sequence ATGGCCATAAAAAAAACAGAACTCTATTCATCTCTTTGGGCTAGCTGTGACGAACTGCGTGGCGGTATGGATGCCAGCCAATACAAAGACTACGTACTAACCATGCTGTTCATGAAATACGTCTCTGACAAATACAAAGGCGTGCGTCGTGGCATGATCAAAGTGCCAGAGGGGGCGAGCTACGACGATATGGTTGAGGCCAAAGGCGACAAAGAGATTGGCGATAAAATAAATAAAATCATCGCAGCGCTTGCGGAAGCCAACGATCTTAAAGGTGTGATTGATGTTGCCGACTTTAACGACGAGGACAAGTTAGGCAAAGGCAAAGACATGATCGATCGCCTAACTAAGCTAGTCGGTATCTTCCAAGGGTTAGATCTTTCTGCCAACCGTGCCGATGGCGATGACTTACTGGGTGACGCCTATGAGTACCTTATGCGCCATTTTGCTACCGAATCTGGTAAGTCTAAAGGTCAGTTTTATACACCATCAGAAGTGTCTAGTATTCTTGCCAAAGTTGTGGGCATTACCAAAGACACACCACTAGAGGCATCGGTTTATGACCCAACGTGTGGCTCTGGTTCTTTATTATTAAAAGCCAGCGATGAAGCCCCACGTGGTTTATCTATCTATGGTCAAGAGATGGATAACGCTACTAGTGCATTGGCACGTATGAACATGATTTTGCATGATAATGCTACAGCAAAGGTATTTAAAGGTAACACCCTGTCTGAACCAGAGTGGAAAGACGGCCCCAATCAGCTTAAAACCTTCGATTTCTGTGTTGCTAACCCACCATTCTCTAACAAGAACTGGACCAGTGGCTTAAACCCGGAAAATGATTTATATGATCGTTTTACTTGGGGCATTCCACCTGAAAAAAATGGTGATTACACTTTCTTATTGCATATCCTTAAAAGCTTAAAGAGTACTGGTAAAGGTGCGGTTATCTTGCCTCACGGTGTGTTATTCCGTGGTAATGCAGAAGCTACAATCCGTGAGAACCTCATCAAGCAAGGTTACATTAAAGGTATCATTGGCTTACCGGCTAACTTGTTCTACGGCACAGGTATTCCTGCTTGTATTATCGTTATCGATAAAGAGCATGCACAGAAAGCGGTTGCATTCTTTAAAGAAGGCGATGAGTCTCTGCCGATTATTACAGGCCGTTCAATTTTTATGGTGGATGCGAGCAAAGGCTTTATCAAAGATGGCAATAAAAACCGCTTGCGTAGCCAAGACATTCATAAAATTGTCGATGTGTTTACCAAAGGTCAAGAGCTTGAGCGTTTCAGCCGCTTAGTGCCAATTGATGAGATCGCTGCTAACAATTACAACCTAAATATTCCTCGTTATATCGACTCATCAGAGCCAGAAGATCTACACGATTTAAGTGCGCACCTGCAAGGAGGTATACCAAATCGCGATCTTGACGCGCTTGAGCGTTACTGGAAAGTATTCCCTAATATTCGCGCGACACTGTTTGAGCCCGCTCGTAAGAGGTATAGCAATGCGTTAGTTGAAGCAAGCGAAGTGAAAAGTCGTATTCTGGCGCACCAAGAGTTTAAAGACTTTGCTCAGCGAAGCTTAAAACCATTTGATGCTTGGGTTAAACAGACTCAGCTTAAGGAAATCAAGCAAGGTGATAGCCCTAAAGATCTAATCTTCGATATTTCAGAGCAACTATTAAGCGGATATGCCAATAGCGACCTGTTGAGCAAATACGACATCTACCAAATCTTGATGGATTACTGGGCAGATACCATGCAAGACGACGTGTATGTGTTGATGCAAGATGATTGGCAAGCCGGCAATACGATACGTGAGCTTGTTGCTAAAAAAGGTGAAAAGCTCAAAGAAACACCAGACTTAGTGATTGCTAAGAAAAAATACAAAGCCGAACTTATCCCACCAAGCTTAATTGTTGCTCGCTACTTTGTAGATGAACAGGCACACGTAGATGCTTTACAGGTGAAGCTAGATGAAGCTAATCAAGTTCTAGATAGCTTAGTTGAAGAACATTCTGGGGATGACGGGGTGCTTTCATCGATCAGTAATAAGACCGAGGCTAATGCTGCGCTTAATGATTTTGTCGAGTTGGCCTGGAAAGGCTTGGATAGGCAATCTTTTGATGCGTACCAAGAATCAAAAGCTAAAGTGGAAATACTTCAACAGCAACTAATAGCTGCTTCTGAGTTTCCAGTTTTTGATTTAGCCAAAAATGCAAAAGGAAAACTTACCCTCAAAGGGATTAAAGCTCTGTTGGGAACGGTCGAACCTAATCAAGAATCTCAATTAGATACCTATATTGAACTAGACAGAAAAATCAAAGAACAGAACAAGATCATTAAACCCGCTTTCGCAAAAGGGCTCGAGCAAGTTTATGAAGCACTTGAGATAGGGTCTGATTCTGTTTTCCTAGCAGAGGTTAAGGTTGTTCAATCGTATCTTGCTTTGTTAGATAAAGTAGCCGTAGCTAAGACTGAATTGAAAGAAGCACAAGAGGCTTTGGATCTAGCAGTATTTAATAAATACCCTGAATTGACTATTGATGAAGTAAAAGCGCTGATAGTGGACGACAAATGGCTTGCCACTTTACAAGCCAACATTGTTGTTGAAATTGAACGTGTTACTCAACAAATGGCAAACCGTGTTAAGCAACTGGAAGAACGTTACAGCACACCATTGCCAACACTCACTAATTCCGTCGATGACCTTAGTGAAAGAGTGGCAGAGCACCTAAAATTAATGGGTTTGGAGTTGAACGAATGA
- a CDS encoding DEAD/DEAH box helicase has translation MLRGWQSECSDRALEKYQSNGSYFFCQATPGAGKTILAANIASRLLQSDMVDLVLCFSPSLTVSDGIKRTFSSILNCTFNGGMGAIGQSLTYQSIQFLNDEFWQTLRNHRVFVVFDEIHHCSGSEVENANIWGQQVLTKIQGLATFTLALSGTPWRSDSLPIAMGEYSNPDGQLLVDYQYTLKQAIADGVCRTPKIVLVDNEHLSVSSSEKVESFSSILEMLKQTKASYQSVIHNQDAMEYLLGLGCERLEKVRISSPNAGGLIVAASVQHAQTIKEILSQKFGQTVSIVTYRHEEPLAEIERYRQSDAQWIVSVGMISEGTDIPRLQVCCHMSSVKTELYFRQVLGRILRVNNTINQQAWLFTFAEQSLIEFSERIEQDIPESCLYVSMGKPIETEFSDRGNSLSVALPLESQNSGRTTVSWESGTDSSNSLNGTLGTFDELRLGAFKQRVISAFSSM, from the coding sequence GTGTTAAGGGGATGGCAAAGTGAATGCTCTGACAGAGCGTTGGAAAAATATCAATCTAACGGCTCCTATTTCTTTTGCCAAGCTACACCTGGAGCAGGTAAGACAATACTTGCCGCTAATATTGCTTCAAGACTGCTACAAAGTGACATGGTAGATCTTGTATTGTGTTTCTCGCCATCATTGACGGTTTCTGATGGTATAAAAAGAACCTTCTCATCGATACTTAATTGCACATTTAATGGTGGTATGGGAGCTATAGGGCAATCTTTAACATACCAATCTATCCAGTTCCTCAATGATGAGTTTTGGCAAACATTGCGGAATCACAGGGTCTTTGTTGTCTTTGATGAAATACACCACTGCTCTGGCTCTGAGGTTGAAAATGCGAACATTTGGGGGCAGCAAGTTCTCACAAAGATTCAAGGGCTTGCTACTTTTACCCTCGCACTTTCAGGTACACCGTGGCGTTCAGACTCTTTACCCATTGCCATGGGTGAGTACAGCAACCCAGACGGACAGCTTCTTGTGGATTACCAATACACTCTTAAACAAGCTATAGCTGATGGTGTTTGTAGAACGCCTAAAATCGTCTTGGTTGATAATGAACACTTGTCTGTGAGTAGTAGCGAAAAAGTAGAATCCTTTTCATCAATATTAGAGATGCTTAAACAGACAAAAGCATCCTACCAGAGTGTTATTCACAACCAAGACGCGATGGAATATCTACTCGGTTTAGGATGTGAGCGGTTAGAAAAAGTACGTATCAGCTCCCCCAATGCCGGTGGGCTGATTGTTGCAGCGTCGGTTCAACATGCGCAAACAATCAAAGAGATACTATCTCAAAAGTTTGGGCAAACCGTTTCTATCGTCACTTATCGACATGAAGAGCCGCTGGCAGAAATAGAGCGTTATCGACAAAGTGACGCACAATGGATTGTTAGTGTAGGTATGATCAGTGAGGGTACTGATATTCCGCGCCTTCAAGTATGTTGCCATATGAGTTCGGTCAAAACGGAATTGTATTTCAGGCAGGTGCTCGGACGAATACTTCGTGTGAACAATACAATAAACCAACAAGCGTGGTTATTCACTTTTGCTGAACAAAGTCTGATTGAGTTTTCTGAAAGGATTGAACAGGATATTCCTGAGTCTTGTCTCTATGTAAGTATGGGGAAACCTATCGAAACAGAGTTCTCTGATCGAGGAAATAGCTTAAGTGTCGCGCTTCCGCTTGAGTCCCAAAATAGTGGGAGAACAACAGTATCTTGGGAAAGCGGTACAGACAGTTCAAATAGTCTCAATGGAACACTAGGGACATTTGATGAGCTTCGACTTGGGGCATTTAAGCAGAGAGTGATCTCGGCTTTCTCTTCCATGTAG
- a CDS encoding HTH-like domain-containing protein has product MNKVIKENIKQALASAPRNGFMAELHLQSIKYADELVNITAREFCEELGLKPSYGTEFSKMRNLTTRLKAAGLDTNKL; this is encoded by the coding sequence GTGAACAAAGTGATTAAAGAAAATATCAAACAAGCACTTGCCTCCGCTCCACGAAACGGATTTATGGCTGAACTTCACTTGCAGTCGATTAAGTACGCTGATGAGTTGGTTAACATTACAGCGAGGGAGTTTTGTGAAGAGTTGGGGTTAAAACCTAGCTATGGCACAGAGTTCAGTAAGATGAGAAACCTCACCACACGCCTAAAAGCCGCAGGCTTAGATACCAACAAATTATAA
- a CDS encoding restriction endonuclease subunit S, which yields MTQTTDWLTTDIGSFAPLQRGFDLPNRERVNGDYPVVYSNGVMNFHHKYQVKGPGVVTGRSGTIGKVHYVENDYWPHNTALWVKEFNNAVPKFVYYLYSYIGFERFSSGSGVPTLNRNDAHGFVINVPQKKEEQTSIANALSDVDALLTELEKLIAKKQAIKTATMQQLLTGKTRLPQFATYTEGEKQGQLKGTKMCELVEIPEDWDGKTFGEVMSIRHGKDQKAVQVVDGLYPIFGTGGKMGTTNIPLYDKPSVLIGRKGTINKPRYADNPFWTVDTLFYSEISSKADPKFIFYKFSMIDWMQYNEASGVPSLNASTIESVTASFPSKQEQTAIAIILSDMDSEIQTLEQRLTKTRQIKQGMMQELLTGRTRLPFEKE from the coding sequence ATGACACAAACTACTGATTGGCTAACTACAGATATCGGTAGTTTTGCACCATTACAACGTGGATTTGATTTACCAAATCGTGAGCGAGTCAATGGAGATTATCCTGTTGTATATTCTAATGGTGTGATGAACTTTCATCATAAATACCAAGTTAAAGGTCCGGGGGTTGTTACAGGAAGATCTGGGACAATTGGTAAAGTTCATTATGTCGAAAATGATTATTGGCCTCATAACACAGCGTTGTGGGTTAAAGAGTTCAATAATGCAGTTCCTAAGTTTGTATATTACCTATACAGCTACATAGGCTTTGAACGCTTTAGCAGTGGTTCAGGCGTGCCTACTTTAAATAGGAATGATGCACATGGTTTTGTTATTAATGTGCCTCAGAAAAAAGAAGAACAAACCTCCATTGCCAATGCCTTATCCGATGTAGATGCGCTGTTAACGGAATTGGAAAAGCTGATCGCGAAAAAACAAGCGATTAAAACCGCCACCATGCAGCAATTGCTTACAGGTAAAACCCGTTTGCCTCAGTTTGCTACTTACACTGAGGGGGAGAAACAAGGACAGCTGAAAGGCACTAAAATGTGTGAGCTAGTGGAGATTCCGGAGGATTGGGATGGAAAAACATTTGGTGAGGTGATGTCTATTAGACATGGGAAAGATCAAAAAGCAGTCCAAGTAGTTGACGGACTTTATCCGATCTTTGGTACTGGCGGAAAAATGGGCACTACCAATATCCCTCTTTATGATAAGCCTTCGGTACTGATTGGACGAAAAGGTACAATAAACAAGCCAAGATATGCTGATAATCCTTTCTGGACCGTAGATACCTTATTTTATTCGGAAATCTCGTCTAAAGCTGATCCTAAATTCATATTTTACAAGTTCAGTATGATTGATTGGATGCAATACAATGAAGCTTCTGGTGTTCCTAGCCTAAACGCTTCAACTATTGAAAGCGTTACAGCTTCTTTTCCTAGTAAACAAGAACAAACCGCCATCGCCATCATCCTCTCGGATATGGATAGCGAGATTCAAACCCTAGAACAGCGCTTAACGAAAACCCGCCAAATTAAACAAGGCATGATGCAAGAGCTGCTGACAGGTAGAACTCGTTTGCCGTTTGAAAAGGAATAA
- a CDS encoding tyrosine-type recombinase/integrase — MITNTLRGVEFWTHLGVPSIAKKRKPIDVPFLSYSNYKPCMEANAFMHHLAVQKNLKATTIRTYADKLVHLIRFIDSQPMLSRFSQLTDSSFTLFIQNLTLEVKPNGEPKRSSTEVAKIGEICVKFLHFVQTFQDLTHFIGHDETSAIFVIEKRRSIFIEGRKDKKEVTTFTHPSFPRKGAIKSRHPVSQEDALKIWKYINSQKKDVSYIKDTKLKRLAKREKYDKRKRDKAIYVSMEMLGARVEELHTLRYSDYIDARRTGTLRVKTSKKRNEEDNVRYLPVDHTFLEQIISYIDVRNRVMKKFMVKHDYLFISLNNGQPFSAKSWTKYIKQWADELAITGRVSPHLWRHARFTNWMIDRILVSKEINSKDDFRKNVLHTMQFKKELQQFSGHTLISSLDIYLDLAWEQLHGYAKVYSAASLKTTVESVERRIEDIESQMERNELTVEQAMQSVKYLLSAFKKDVENAIANGSKED, encoded by the coding sequence ATGATTACCAATACATTAAGGGGTGTTGAATTTTGGACGCATTTGGGTGTTCCAAGTATTGCAAAGAAGCGAAAACCAATTGATGTCCCTTTTCTTAGTTATTCCAACTACAAACCTTGTATGGAAGCTAATGCCTTTATGCACCACTTAGCAGTGCAAAAAAACCTTAAAGCAACAACGATTAGGACGTATGCGGATAAGCTTGTGCACTTAATTCGCTTTATAGATAGTCAACCTATGTTGAGTCGCTTTAGCCAACTTACAGATAGTTCGTTTACTCTTTTCATACAGAATCTTACATTAGAAGTAAAACCTAATGGCGAACCTAAACGGTCATCGACGGAGGTTGCGAAGATCGGTGAAATTTGCGTCAAATTCCTTCATTTTGTCCAGACATTTCAAGACTTAACTCACTTTATTGGTCATGATGAAACTAGCGCTATATTTGTCATTGAGAAGAGGCGATCTATCTTTATCGAGGGCAGGAAAGATAAAAAAGAAGTTACAACTTTCACGCATCCATCATTCCCCAGAAAGGGAGCGATAAAGAGTCGCCACCCTGTCAGTCAGGAGGATGCTCTCAAAATATGGAAATACATCAATAGCCAAAAGAAAGATGTTTCTTATATCAAAGATACCAAATTGAAAAGGCTGGCGAAAAGGGAGAAGTACGATAAACGAAAACGTGATAAAGCGATCTATGTATCAATGGAAATGCTTGGTGCACGTGTCGAAGAGCTTCATACTCTTAGATATAGTGATTATATTGATGCGCGACGAACAGGAACACTTAGAGTCAAAACTAGTAAAAAACGAAATGAAGAAGATAATGTTCGTTATCTACCTGTCGATCATACATTTTTAGAGCAAATAATCAGTTATATAGACGTTAGAAACCGCGTTATGAAGAAGTTTATGGTTAAGCATGATTATCTATTTATTAGTTTAAATAATGGTCAACCATTTAGTGCTAAATCTTGGACTAAATACATCAAACAATGGGCTGACGAGTTAGCAATTACAGGACGAGTGTCCCCCCACCTGTGGCGACATGCTCGATTTACAAATTGGATGATAGATCGAATTTTGGTGTCAAAAGAAATCAACAGTAAAGACGATTTTAGGAAAAATGTTCTCCATACCATGCAGTTCAAGAAGGAGTTACAGCAGTTCTCAGGCCACACCCTTATTAGCTCTCTAGACATTTATCTGGATCTAGCTTGGGAGCAACTTCATGGTTATGCGAAGGTTTATAGTGCTGCTTCTCTAAAAACAACTGTAGAGAGTGTAGAGCGTAGAATCGAAGATATAGAGTCTCAGATGGAAAGGAATGAACTCACAGTCGAACAAGCGATGCAGAGCGTTAAATATCTACTTTCGGCATTTAAGAAAGATGTTGAAAACGCCATAGCCAATGGAAGTAAAGAGGACTAG
- a CDS encoding helix-turn-helix domain-containing protein, with product MSFKNPIPERLKQARKKAKLSQKALGESIGMDASSASPRMNQYEKGKHAPDVQTLKLIADELGVPLNYFFCEDESSAELACIISQMTESERKKLILALSQSRNL from the coding sequence GTGTCATTTAAAAACCCAATCCCCGAGCGACTCAAACAAGCTCGAAAAAAAGCAAAACTCTCTCAAAAAGCCTTGGGAGAAAGCATAGGTATGGATGCTAGTTCAGCAAGCCCTCGAATGAATCAATACGAGAAAGGCAAGCACGCCCCAGATGTTCAAACCTTAAAGCTAATCGCTGATGAACTAGGTGTCCCACTCAATTATTTTTTCTGTGAAGATGAAAGCTCAGCTGAACTAGCATGCATTATTTCTCAAATGACTGAGAGTGAAAGAAAGAAACTCATCTTGGCACTGAGTCAAAGTAGAAATTTATAA
- a CDS encoding DUF262 domain-containing protein, translating into MSDNNELVLKPISELLDKSFYIPAYQRGYRWTERQVTELLNDIKEFQQQAEEGPREAFYCLQPIVVKKHNDSWELVDGQQRLTTIFIILTCLKEVATLLGLGSYKLSYETRENSAAFLENINTERSNENIDFFHISQAKEAIVKWFAKQEPTYKVKFLQTLLNSDEMGKNVKIIWYEIGQSENATAVFTRLNVGKIPLVNAELVKALFLKSSNFSKSHDAKHLHQLSIAKEWDAIEKCLQDDAFWYFISNKPNKTNRIELVLNLASKDLCSEGIQRGDPLKTFLQFNQLLMDSSKSVVTEWLKIKQCFMTLEEWYNDRALFHLIGYLVTQDISIDALFLLHKQSSSKLAFKKALIHKIFTPLFSPLSLDNLSLESIAEALMQLNYGRDNQKIKKLLILFNVASLLANPKTNTRFQFERFKAEDWDIEHIRSVASEMPNSKDKQKVWLRNIVEYISDEHAFEPDERPDSYIEDAQKIKESASALLESRLFDSVLFENIFQKVIELYDPHSHEEVDNSIGNLTLLDSYTNRSYQNAVFPIKRFRIIALDKQATFVPLCTKNVFLKYYSKQVDKMLFWESKDSQDHQQAIAEMVYGFLGGKGVYR; encoded by the coding sequence ATGTCTGACAATAATGAATTAGTATTAAAGCCAATTAGTGAACTTTTAGATAAGTCATTTTACATCCCTGCATATCAGAGGGGCTATCGTTGGACTGAGCGACAAGTTACCGAGCTTCTTAATGATATTAAAGAGTTTCAGCAACAAGCAGAGGAAGGCCCAAGAGAGGCCTTTTACTGCTTACAGCCTATTGTAGTAAAAAAGCACAACGATTCTTGGGAGCTTGTTGATGGGCAGCAACGATTAACGACTATTTTTATCATACTTACCTGTCTCAAAGAAGTTGCGACTCTTTTGGGGCTTGGTAGTTACAAATTGAGTTACGAAACGAGGGAAAACAGCGCTGCTTTCTTGGAAAATATTAATACGGAACGTAGTAATGAAAATATAGATTTTTTCCATATTAGCCAAGCTAAGGAAGCAATAGTAAAGTGGTTCGCAAAGCAAGAGCCCACATACAAGGTCAAATTTTTACAAACATTACTCAATAGTGATGAGATGGGTAAAAATGTAAAGATAATTTGGTATGAAATTGGTCAATCAGAAAATGCGACAGCAGTATTTACGCGGCTCAATGTTGGTAAAATCCCACTAGTCAATGCAGAGCTAGTTAAAGCTCTGTTCTTAAAGTCGAGTAACTTTAGTAAAAGTCATGATGCAAAGCACCTACATCAGTTAAGCATTGCTAAAGAATGGGATGCGATTGAAAAATGTCTTCAAGATGATGCCTTTTGGTATTTTATTAGCAACAAGCCAAATAAAACCAATCGAATAGAGCTTGTGCTAAACCTTGCATCTAAAGATCTTTGTTCTGAAGGTATTCAGCGCGGTGACCCATTAAAAACGTTCCTTCAATTTAATCAACTGCTTATGGACAGTTCAAAGAGTGTTGTTACGGAATGGCTAAAAATCAAACAATGCTTTATGACGCTAGAGGAATGGTATAACGATAGGGCGCTATTCCACCTTATTGGTTACTTGGTAACACAAGATATCTCAATCGATGCGTTGTTTTTACTGCATAAGCAATCTAGTAGTAAGTTGGCCTTCAAAAAGGCACTGATACATAAGATCTTCACTCCTTTGTTTTCTCCCCTTTCTTTAGATAATTTATCGCTAGAATCTATAGCTGAGGCATTGATGCAGCTGAATTATGGTCGTGATAATCAAAAAATAAAGAAGTTATTGATATTGTTTAATGTTGCTAGCTTGCTCGCTAACCCTAAAACAAACACTCGTTTTCAATTTGAGAGATTTAAGGCTGAAGACTGGGACATAGAACATATACGCTCGGTGGCTTCAGAGATGCCAAACAGTAAGGATAAGCAAAAAGTATGGTTGAGAAATATTGTTGAATACATTTCTGATGAACATGCTTTTGAACCGGATGAGCGGCCAGACAGTTATATCGAAGACGCTCAAAAAATCAAAGAGTCGGCATCTGCGTTGTTAGAAAGTAGACTGTTTGACTCTGTACTATTTGAGAACATCTTCCAAAAAGTCATAGAGTTATATGATCCGCATAGCCATGAAGAGGTTGATAATTCAATTGGGAACCTGACATTGTTAGACAGTTATACCAATCGTAGCTATCAAAATGCTGTTTTTCCTATAAAAAGGTTTCGTATCATCGCTCTCGACAAGCAAGCGACATTTGTTCCTTTGTGCACCAAAAATGTATTTTTAAAATATTACAGTAAGCAAGTCGATAAGATGCTTTTTTGGGAGTCAAAAGATAGCCAAGACCATCAGCAGGCAATCGCTGAAATGGTATATGGTTTTTTAGGTGGTAAAGGAGTGTATCGATGA